In Anaerobranca californiensis DSM 14826, one genomic interval encodes:
- a CDS encoding sensor histidine kinase — MNGILIQSFLQIVLIAFSHKKLFPELNFQYIQGILGVAIIVNLSIFILVLLNLKRLKAAAIQEAMIAEQKTHLDNLGKLVETIQQQKHDFINHLQVIAGLIELNDIEELKKYVKDIAAEVKPQFQFISLKRLELKSLLFVKGGIAKDKNIDFNIKVNDDFEDFPLCKIEGVNLLGNLINNAFIAALCDNKPKVFVYLGVQENEGKKNYIIKVHNNGSTIPANLGDIVFTKGYSTNKTDGLGLYIVKSIVDIYNGEINYTSSKENGTEFIVKIPG, encoded by the coding sequence GTGAATGGAATATTAATTCAATCTTTTTTGCAAATTGTTTTAATTGCTTTCAGCCATAAAAAATTATTTCCTGAATTAAATTTCCAATATATCCAAGGGATTTTAGGAGTTGCAATTATAGTAAATTTATCAATTTTTATTTTAGTTCTTCTCAATTTAAAACGTCTAAAAGCCGCTGCTATCCAAGAAGCGATGATTGCTGAGCAAAAAACACATTTAGATAATTTAGGGAAATTAGTTGAAACTATTCAGCAGCAAAAACACGATTTTATTAATCATTTACAGGTTATTGCCGGACTAATTGAACTTAATGATATAGAAGAATTAAAAAAATATGTCAAAGACATTGCTGCTGAAGTAAAACCCCAATTTCAATTTATTTCTTTGAAACGACTAGAATTAAAATCCTTACTTTTTGTAAAAGGAGGGATTGCTAAAGATAAAAACATAGATTTTAACATCAAAGTTAATGATGACTTTGAAGATTTTCCTTTATGTAAGATTGAAGGGGTTAATTTATTAGGAAATTTAATTAATAATGCCTTTATTGCAGCCTTATGTGATAACAAACCAAAGGTGTTTGTATACCTTGGTGTTCAAGAAAATGAAGGGAAAAAAAATTATATAATTAAAGTACATAATAATGGCAGTACTATCCCTGCAAATTTAGGTGATATAGTTTTCACTAAAGGTTATTCCACCAATAAAACCGATGGCTTAGGTTTGTATATAGTAAAATCTATTGTGGATATATACAATGGTGAAATAAACTATACCAGTAGTAAAGAGAATGGTACAGAATTTATTGTGAAAATCCCTGGGTAA